In the Vitis vinifera cultivar Pinot Noir 40024 chromosome 2, ASM3070453v1 genome, one interval contains:
- the LOC132253253 gene encoding L10-interacting MYB domain-containing protein-like has translation MTTEITDVEDAGTWRGNIEKIFIDIMVNEVNKGNMDSGTFSTNTWRRILLEVNSQGKRNFNLKQLKQKFNRLRAMHREFSDLLKHTGFGWDAETNTVHALEETWQNYIRAHPNAKRFRSKGCPNYNLLGLIFNPSTATGALHYSSTQDPPNTDDEDEMDDNLEHGGVHVDVDTEIPDDPPQPEMAGGVTTRSGKRVTDSLLERKGKKESRLSQMGDALKAWVEASKARTETSRARTEALLARVDRYKSGTSSEATSGGTTDFSITRCMAALQTIELLDNDKYLKAVEKFTVPEWREIFMNMPDERKMAWLNRL, from the exons ATGACAACTGAGATAACAGATGTTGAGGATGCAGGAACATGGAGAGGTAATATAGAGAAAATCTTTATTGACATCATGGTAAATGAAGTTAATAAAGGTAACATGGATAGTGGTACATTTAGTACCAACACATGGAGAAGGATCTTACTTGAGGTCAATAGTCAAGGGAAAAGAAATTTCAACTTGAAGCAGCTTAAACAAAAGTTTAATAGACTACGTGCAATGCACCGTGAGTTCTCTGATCTTTTAAAGCATACTGGATTTGGTTGGGATGCTGAAACTAACACAGTGCATGCTCTAGAGGAAACCTGGCAAAATTACATTCgg GCACACCCAAATGCAAAAAGATTCCGCTCAAAGGGATGCCCAAACTACAACTTGTTGGGATTGATCTTTAATCCATCAACAGCAACCGGTGCCCTCCACTACTCTTCCACCCAAGATCCACCAAACactgatgatgaagatgagatgGATGACAATTTGGAACATGGTGGAGTGCATGTGGATGTAGATACTGAGATCCCTGATGATCCTCCACAACCAGAAATGGCAGGAGGAGTGACCACCCGTTCTGGAAAGCGTGTAACTGATTCTCTATTAGAGCGTAAAGGTAAGAAAGAATCCAGATTAAGTCAAATGGGAGATGCTTTGAAAGCTTGGGTTGAGGCATCAAAGGCTAGAACAGAAACATCTCGAGCTAGAACTGAGGCATTATTGGCTAGAGTGGACAGATATAAGAGTGGAACTAGTAGTGAAGCTACTAGTGGAGGTACCACTGATTTTAGCATAACAAGGTGTATGGCAGCCTTACAAACCATTGAACTGTTAGATaatgacaaatatttaaaagctgTTGAGAAATTCACAGTGCCGGAGTGGAGAGAGATATTTATGAATATGCCTGATGAGAGGAAAATGGCATGGCTTAATAGACTTTAA